A window of the Hippoglossus stenolepis isolate QCI-W04-F060 chromosome 8, HSTE1.2, whole genome shotgun sequence genome harbors these coding sequences:
- the myh14 gene encoding myosin-10 isoform X1, whose translation MSRSTGGGVNDVTRFLTSGTAPGSPTSNPSFTSSSQADWAAKRLVWVPSEKHGFESASIREERGDEVEVELTDSQRKLTLSREEVQRMNPPRFSKVEDMADLTCLNEASVLHNIRDRYYSGLIYTYSGLFCVVVNPYKNLPVYTEAIVEMYRGKKRHEMPPHIYAISEAAYRSMLQDREDQSILCTGESGAGKTENTKKVIQYLAHVASSHKGGTRNKEAMQMDGSRSLTRGCTLVNRSLQYGELERQLLQANPILEAFGNAKTVKNDNSSRFGKFIRINFDVAGYIVGANIETYLLEKSRATRQAKDERTFHIFYQMLCGASTETRADLLLGTADEYRFLSGGSIPVPGQSDADNFTQTMDSMGIMGFTPEESISMLKVISSVLQFGNISFMKEKNHDQASMPDNTAAQKLCHLLGINVLEFTRAILTPRIKVGREYVQKAQTKEQADFAIEALAKASYERLFRWLVHRINRALDRRQRQGASFIGILDIAGFEIFQLNSFEQLCINFTNEKLQQLFNHTMFILEQEEYQREGIEWNFIDFGLDLQPCIDLIERPAHPPGVLALLDEECWFPRATDRSFVEKLSAEQGTHPKFFKPKQPRVEADFSIIHYAGKVNYKADDWLVKNMDPLNDNVASLLHQSSDNFISELWKEDIQTLPRVYFFDSYATLQANGSEMDRIIGLDQVSTGESSGPVTFGAAGLKTKKGMFRTVGQLYKESLTKLMATLRNTNPNFLRCIIPNHEKKSGKLSPHLVLDQLRCNGVLEGIRICRQGFPNRIPFQEFRQRYEILTPNAIPRTFMDGKQASELMIRALELDHNLFRVGQSKVFFRAGVLGHLEEERDLKITDTIIRFQSASRGYLARKAFMKKQQQLSAMRVMQRNCAAYLKLRNWQWWRLFTKVKPLLQVTRQDEEIQVRESELQKAKDNLTRVELDYTELDKKHLQLVEEKSVLADQLQAEAELFAEAEEMRARLASRKQELEEVLGELETRLEEEEERGVQLTNEKKKMQQNIQDLEEQLEEEESARQRLLLEKVTLETKVKSLETDLLGTVEQRDRLSKEKKQFEERLSEVTDQLTEEEEKTKSLNKLKNKQEAVIADLEERLKREEQGRLEQEKWKRRMENETVETQEQLSDLGMLSAELRGSLSQKEKEITTLQGRLEEEGARRSEAQRALREATSQVSELKEEVENERGMRERAEKQRRDLGEELEALRTELEDTLDTTAAQQELRSRRESELNDLQRCIEDETRRHEGQLSELRVKHSAAIDNLQEQLDNSKRSRQSLEKAKTVLEEERLNLSTDLKSLQASRTESERGRKRADGQLQELGARLTQADREREEREERMHKLQCEIETLSGGLSSSDSKSLRLAKEVSSLESQLHDAKEVLQDESRQKMALASRVRALEEEKNGLMERLEEEEERAKELTRQIQTQAQQLAEVRKQSEEVNTAVEVGEETRRKLQRELDSTIQRESQKEEEKERVERQRERLREEIEDMTLALQRERTNCTGLEKRQKKFDQCLAEEKAVSARLAEEKDRAEADSREKETRYLALSRALQETQDQREELERANKQLRAEMEQLVNQQDDVGKSVHELERTRRTLETEAQNLRVQTQELEEELTEAENSRLRLDVTLQALKAQFEREISTNEEKGEEKRRALSKQVRELEIQLEEERSQRSQAVSSKKQLEAELQDSEAHVETSSRGKEDAMKQLRRLQGQMKEVLRELEETKLTREEVVSQFKDSEKKIQTLEAEVLQLSEELSVSDRQKRQAQQERDEVADEMVNSSSGKTALFDEKRRLEARVNQLEEELEEEQTNAELLAERQRKMTLQVETMSVQVQGERTLAQKAEAGREQLERQNKDLKTRLGEMEGAVRGKHRLSVAALEAKIEAMEEQVEQERQERAIANKLMRKTEKKLKEVMMQADEERRHADQYREQLDKSMVRLKQLKRQLEEVEEENSRSNAQKRKLQREMEELTDNCQTMMREITSLRSQLSIPEWRPDKRAPLNLAMRGRRALVDDLSLENSDSEEPPASPTPSSGIPGTPTPASEHSLDPPPPYSVNNTE comes from the exons ATGTCCAGGTCAACGGGGGGTGGCGTCAACGACGTCACCCGCTTTCTGACATCGGGGACGGCGCCGGGGTCTCCCACCTCCAACCCCTCATTCACTTCTTCCAGCCAGGCCGACTGGGCGGCCAAGAGGCTGGTGTGGGTGCCATCAGAGAAGCATGGGTTTGAA TCGGCCAGTATTCGGGAGGAGCGCGGCGacgaggtggaggtggagctcACAGACAGCCAGCGGAAGTTGACCCTGTCCAGAGAGGAGGTGCAGCGGATGAACCCTCCTCGCTTCAGTAAAGTGGAGGACATGGCCGACCTCACCTGCCTCAACGAAGCCTCagtgctgcacaacatcagagACAGATACTACTCTGGTTTGATCTAT ACATATTCAGGATTGTTCTGCGTGGTGGTGAACCCTTACAAGAACCTGCCCGTCTACACAGAAGCCATCGTGGAGATGTACCGGGGCAAAAAACGCCACGAGATGCCCCCGCACATCTATGCCATATCAGAGGCCGCCTATCGCAGCATGCTACAAG acagagaagatCAGTCGATCCTCTGCAC AGGCGAATCTGGAGCTGGGAAAACAGAGAACACGAAGAAAGTCATCCAGTATTTGGCTCACGTCGCCTCCTCCCATAAGGGTGGCACTAGGAACAAGGAAGCCATGCAG ATGGATGGCTCTAGGTCTTTAACAAGAGGCTGTACTTTGGTGAACAGG AGTTTACAATAT GGCGAGCTGGAGAGACAACTGCTGCAGGCCAACCCCATACTGGAGGCCTTCGGCAATGCAAAGACTGTCAAGAACGACAACTCTTCTAGATTT GGTAAATTCATCCGCATTAACTTTGATGTGGCGGGGTACATTGTTGGTGCCAACATTGAAACCT ACCTCCTTGAAAAGTCTCGGGCCACTCGTCAGGCCAAAGATGAACGGACATTCCACATCTTTTACCAGATGTTGTGTGGAGCTTCAACAGAAACAAGAG CGGACCTGCTCTTAGGAACTGCTGACGAGTACCGTTTTCTCAGTGGAGGTTCCATCCCAGTTCCAGGGCAGAGCGATGCAGACAACTTCACTCAGACCATGGACTCTATGGGCATTATGGGCTTCACCCCAGAAGAATCAATAT CCATGCTGAAGGTGATCTCCTCTGTGCTCCAGTTTGGGAATATTAGCTTCATGAAGGAGAAGAACCATGACCAGGCCTCCATGCCTGATAACACAGCTGCTCAGAAACTGTGCCACCTGCTGGGCATCAATGTGCTAGAGTTCACTCGTGCCATCCTCACGCCTAGGATCAAAGTTGGCCGAGAGTATGTGCAGAAGGCCCAGACGAAAGAACAG GCTGACTTTGCTATAGAGGCCCTGGCGAAGGCCTCGTATGAGCGTCTGTTCAGATGGCTGGTGCACAGGATCAACAGAGCTCTGGAccgcagacagagacagggagccTCCTTCATAGGGATCCTGGATATTGCTGGATTTGAGATCTTCCAG CTAAACTCCTTTGAGCAGTTGTGCATTAACTTCACCaacgagaagctgcagcagctcttcaaccACACCATGTTCAtcctggagcaggaggagtacCAGCGGGAGGGCATCGAGTGGAACTTCATTGACTTTGGCCTGGACTTACAGCCCTGCATTGACCTCATTGAGAGACCg GCCCACCCACCCGGTGTTCTGGCCCTGCTGGATGAAGAGTGTTGGTTCCCTCGGGCGACAGACCGCTCATTTGTGGAGAAGCTGTCTGCTGAGCAAGGCACACACCCAAAGTTCTTCAAACCAAAGCAGCCGCGTGTGGAAGCTGACTTCTCCATCATTCACTATGCTGGAAAG GTGAACTATAAGGCAGATGATTGGTTAGTGAAGAACATGGATCCTCTGAACGACAATGTGGCATCCCTACTTCACCAGTCATCCGATAATTTTATCTCAGAACTCTGGAAGGAGG ATATCCAAACTCTTCCTCGTGTGTACTTCTTTGATTCCTATGCCACACTACAGGCTAATGGCTCCGAAA TGGACCGGATCATAGGCCTGGACCAGGTGTCGACAGGAGAGAGCAGCGGGCCGGTCACATTCGGAGCTGCGGGACTGAAGACGAAGAAGGGAATGTTTAGGACTGTCGGCCAGCTTTACAAGGAGTCTCTCACCAAGTTGATGGCCACACTGAGGAACACCAACCCCAACTTCCTCCGCTGCATCATCCCCAACCACGAGAAGAAG TCTGGTAAGCTGTCTCCCCATTTGGTTTTGGACCAGCTGAGGTGTAATGGAGTTCTGGAGGGGATCCGAATCTGCAGACAAGGCTTCCCTAACCGCATCCCATTCCAGGAGTTcagacagag ATATGAGATCCTGACTCCTAATGCTATCCCCCGCACATTCATGGATGGTAAACAGGCATCAGAACTCATG ATCAGGGCTCTGGAGCTCGATCACAACCTGTTTAGGGTGGGTCAGAGTAAAGTCTTCTTCAGAGCTGGAGTCCTGGGTCATCTGGAAGAGGAAAGAGACCTAAAGATCACTGACACCATCATACGCTTCCAGAGCGCTTCCAGAGGCTACCTCGCACGCAA AGCCTttatgaagaagcagcagcagctcagcgcTATGAGAGTGATGCAGAGGAACTGCGCTGCTTACCTCAAACTCAGGAACTGGCAGTGGTGGCGGCTGTTCACTAAG GTGAAGCCCCTGCTGCAGGTTACCCGGCAGGATGAGGAGATCCAGGTAAGGGAATCTGAGCTCCAGAAGGCAAAGGACAACCTCACCCGAGTGGAGCTAGACTACACTGAGCTGGACAAGAAACACCTTCAG CTGGTGGAGGAGAAGTCCGTGCTGGCTGATCAGCTGCAGGCGGAAGCAGAGCTGTttgcagaggcagaggagatgagagccAGGCTTGCCAGTCGgaaacaggagctggaggaggtacTCGGTGAGCTTGAGACtcgactggaggaggaggaggagaggggcgTGCAGCTGAccaatgagaagaagaagatgcagCAGAATATACAG GACCTGGAGGAGCagttagaggaggaggaaagtgcTCGACAGCGCCTTCTGCTGGAGAAAGTTACCTTGGAGACTAAAGTGAAAAGTCTGGAAACTGACCTGCTGGGTACTGTGGAGCAGAGAGACCGACTGAGCAAG gagaagaaacagtttgaggAGCGTCTGAGTGAGGTCACTGACCAGctcactgaggaagaggagaaaaccaagagtctgAACAAACTCAAGAACAAACAGGAGGCTGTGATCGCCGACTTAGAGG AGCGCCTTAAGCGCGAGGAGCAGGGTCGCTTGGAGCAGGAGaaatggaagaggaggatggagaacGAAACAGTGGAAACCCAGGAGCAGCTGTCGGACCTGGGCATGCTGTCCGCTGAGCTGAGGGGTAGTCTGTCgcagaaggagaaggaaatCACCACCTTACAGGGCCG GTTGGAGGAAGAGGGTGCTCGTCGTTCTGAAGCGCAGAGGGCACTGAGGGAAGCCACGTCCCAGGTGTCAGAGCtaaaggaggaagtggagaatgAGCGAGGGATGAGGGAAAGGGCAGAGAAGCAGAGGCGAGACCTGGGGGAGGAGTTGGAGGCTTTAAGAACTGAGCTGGAGGACACTTTGGACACCACAGCTGCCCAGCAAGAGCTCAG GTCTCGTCGAGAGTCGGAGTTAAATGACCTCCAGCGATGTATTGAAGACGAGACTCGTCGCCACGAGGGCCAGCTCTCAGAGCTCAGGGTCAAACACAGCGCTGCCATAGACAAcctccaggagcagctggatAACAGCAAGAGG TCGCGTCAGTCCCTGGAGAAGGCCAAGacggtgctggaggaggagaggctgaatTTGTCCACCGACCTGAAGAGTCTCCAAGCGAGCCgcacagagagcgagagaggtcGTAAGAGGGCGGACGGTCAGCTGCAGGAGCTCGGAGCCCGCCTGACtcaggctgacagagagagggaggagagggaggagcggATGCACAAACTACAG tgTGAGATTGAGACTCTCTCGGGTGGTTTGTCTTCTTCTGACAGCAAATCCCTTCGGCTCGCGAAAGAAGTCAGCAGCCTGGAGAGCCAGCTGCATGATGCAAag gaAGTGCTGCAGGATGAATCACGTCAAAAGATGGCTCTCGCCTCCAGGGTGCGagcactggaggaggagaagaacggACTGATGGAGAGacttgaggaggaggaggaaagggccAAAGAGTTGACCCGACAGATCCAGACTCAAGCCCAGCAG CTGGCAGAGGTTCGTAAGCAGTCGGAGGAGGTGAACACTGCAGTGGAAGTCGGAGAGGAGACACGCAGGAAACTTCAGAGGGAGCTGGACAGCACTATCCAGAGGGAGAGccagaaggaagaggagaaagagagagtggagaggcagagggaaCGTCTCAGGGAGGAGATAGAGGACATGACGCTGGCCTTGCAGAGGGAGAGGACGAACTGCACGGGCCTGGAGAAGAGGCAGAAAAAGTTTGACCAG TGTCTGGCTGAGGAGAAGGCGGTGAGTGCTCGGCTTgcagaggagaaggacagagcTGAAGCAGACAGCCGAGAGAAGGAGACGAGATATCTTGCGCTGTCCCGAGCCCTGCAG GAGACCCAGGACCAGAGGGAAGAGCTAGAGAGGGCCAACAAGCAGCTCCGTGCAGAAATGGAGCAGCTTGTCAACCAGCAGGATGATGTCGGCAAGAGC GTTCATGAGCTTGAGCGGACCCGGAGGACCTTAGAAACAGAAGCCCAGAACCTGCGAGTTCAgacacaggagctggaggaggagctgacggAGGCGGAGAACTCAAGGCTGAGGCTGGATGTCACCTTGCAGGCGCTCAAAGCTCAGTTTGAGAGGGAGATCAGCACCAAcgaggagaagggagaggagaagagaagggcGCTAAGCAAACAG GTGAGGGAGCTGGAGatccagctggaggaggagaggagtcaaCGCTCTCAGGCTGTGTCTTCCAAGAAGCAGCtggaagcagagctgcaggattccgAGGCCCATGTGGAGACATCCAGCCGTGGCAAAGAGGATGCTATGAAGCAGCTACGGAGGCTGCAG GGTCAAATGAAAGAAGTTCTGCGTGAGCTGGAGGAGACCAAGTTGACTCGGGAGGAGGTGGTCTCCCAGTTTAAAGACAGCGAGAAGAAAATCCAAACCCTCGAGGCAGAAGTCCTGCAACTCTCAGAG GAACTGTCTGTATCAGATAGACAGAAGAGACAGGCTCAGCAGGAAAGAGACGAGGTCGCTGACGAGATGGTCAACAGCAGCTCTGGAAA AACTGCGTTGTTTGACGAGAAGCGGAGGTTAGAGGCTCGGGTCaatcagctggaggaggagctggaggaggagcagactAACGCTGAACTGTTGGCAGAGAGACAAAGGAAGATGACTCTGCAG GTGGAGACTATGAGCGTGCAGGTGCAGGGAGAGAGGACTTTGGCCCAGAAGGCGGAGGCTGGCCGGGAGCAGCTGGAGAGGCAGAACAAGGATCTGAAGACCCGGCTtggggagatggagggagcagTGAGGGGCAAACACAGGCTCAGCGTCGCCGCCCTTGAGGCCAAGATCGAGGCAATGGAGGAGCAAGTGGAAcaggagagaca GGAACGAGCCATCGCCAACAAACTGATGcgaaagacagagaagaaactGAAGGAGGTGATGATGCAggcagatgaagagaggagacatgCAGACCAGTACAGAGAACAG ctggatAAGTCGATGGTCCGActgaagcagctgaagaggcagctggaggaggtggaggaggagaactcTCGCTCCAACGCCCagaagaggaagctgcagagagaaatggaggagcTCACTGACAACTGTCAGACCATGATGCGAGAGATCACCTCGCTCCGCAGCCAGCTCAG CATCCCTGAATGGAGACCAGATAA GCGTGCCCCGTTGAACCTGGCGATGCGTGGACGCAGAGCGTTGGTCGATGACCTCTCATTAGAGAACTCTGACTCAGAAGAGCCTCCAGCCTCTCCGACGCCTTCCTCTGGAATCCCGGGAACTCCAACTCCTGCCTCTGAACACAGTCTGGACCCTCCACCACCTTATAGTGTCAACAACACAGAGTGA